In Methanofollis fontis, the following proteins share a genomic window:
- the mtrD gene encoding tetrahydromethanopterin S-methyltransferase subunit D, which produces MSALGGAAAGGEGINPMGSAIGIVVLIIAVAITAIMAPAALGAIIGVIIGGLLIGFGVHFVPVGGAPAAMGQAPGIATGVAMLAAGAGLAGLFGGAWAAANPAFGIAIVIAAGAVGGGLMMAITCLMVNIIYVFGMGIPSASGKVDKDPITGDSQPEYKSQGTEGHGLPFISYVGGVIGGLLGGAGGTLIYYELLQVYSAALPALFNAEAAEVLPVAVSLAGIFAIGMFLVNAVLAAYNITGTIEGPHDPKFKRFPRAIIGCAVASAVCGLFAILIVVV; this is translated from the coding sequence ATGAGCGCCCTTGGTGGAGCAGCAGCAGGCGGAGAAGGCATCAACCCCATGGGGTCTGCCATCGGTATCGTCGTTCTCATCATAGCGGTTGCCATCACCGCAATCATGGCACCAGCAGCCCTCGGAGCCATCATCGGCGTGATCATCGGCGGCCTTCTCATCGGCTTCGGTGTGCACTTCGTGCCGGTCGGCGGTGCGCCGGCGGCCATGGGTCAGGCACCGGGTATCGCCACTGGTGTGGCAATGCTCGCGGCCGGTGCCGGTCTTGCCGGTCTCTTCGGCGGTGCATGGGCAGCGGCGAACCCGGCGTTCGGTATTGCGATCGTCATCGCGGCCGGCGCAGTCGGCGGCGGTCTGATGATGGCAATCACCTGTCTGATGGTGAACATCATCTATGTCTTCGGCATGGGTATCCCGTCCGCATCCGGTAAGGTCGACAAGGACCCGATCACCGGTGACTCACAGCCCGAGTACAAGTCTCAGGGTACCGAGGGTCACGGTCTGCCGTTCATCTCATATGTCGGCGGTGTGATCGGCGGTCTGCTCGGCGGTGCCGGCGGTACGCTCATCTACTATGAGCTTCTGCAGGTCTACTCGGCAGCGCTGCCCGCACTCTTCAACGCAGAGGCCGCTGAGGTTCTGCCTGTTGCGGTCTCGCTCGCGGGCATCTTTGCCATCGGCATGTTCCTGGTGAACGCTGTGCTTGCAGCGTACAACATCACGGGTACGATCGAGGGCCCGCACGACCCGAAGTTCAAGCGTTTCCCCCGTGCGATCATCGGGTGTGCCGTCGCTTCGGCGGTCTGCGGCCTGTTTGCAATTCTGATTGTGGTGGTGTAA
- the mtrA gene encoding tetrahydromethanopterin S-methyltransferase subunit A encodes MADKTSPASGWPLIKGDFHSGDANSCVAVVTMGSHLDEQAICDAGAALCGSCKTENLGLEKVIANVISNPNIRFVITCGTEVKGHLSGQTLIALHANGVEGGKVVGSKGAIPFIENLDDSAIKRFQAQVELVDIMEAEDLGAIKAKINELAGKDPGAFGEPPMVIEVKEAEGGAAGAAVAGANPQFLEIEKRLDEIETKIEFVNAEVAQRVGRKIGRDIGILYGLVAGLTVFMILVFLLPKLM; translated from the coding sequence ATGGCAGACAAGACATCACCGGCGAGCGGATGGCCCCTGATCAAGGGCGACTTCCACTCGGGCGACGCAAACTCCTGTGTCGCAGTCGTCACCATGGGCTCCCACCTCGATGAGCAGGCCATCTGTGACGCAGGCGCCGCACTCTGCGGTTCATGCAAGACCGAGAACCTCGGCCTTGAGAAGGTCATCGCAAACGTCATCTCAAACCCGAACATCAGGTTTGTCATCACCTGCGGTACCGAGGTCAAGGGGCACCTTTCCGGACAGACCCTCATCGCACTCCACGCAAACGGCGTCGAGGGCGGTAAGGTCGTCGGATCCAAGGGCGCTATCCCCTTCATCGAGAACCTCGACGACTCAGCGATCAAGCGCTTCCAGGCGCAGGTCGAACTCGTCGATATCATGGAGGCAGAAGACCTCGGGGCGATCAAGGCGAAGATCAACGAACTCGCCGGGAAGGACCCGGGAGCATTCGGCGAACCGCCCATGGTCATCGAGGTCAAGGAAGCCGAGGGAGGCGCTGCCGGCGCGGCAGTTGCCGGTGCAAACCCCCAGTTCCTTGAGATCGAGAAGAGGCTCGACGAGATCGAGACGAAGATTGAGTTCGTGAACGCCGAGGTGGCCCAGCGCGTCGGTCGCAAGATCGGCAGGGACATCGGTATACTCTACGGACTGGTTGCAGGACTGACGGTCTTTATGATCCTGGTCTTCCTGCTCCCGAAACTGATGTAA
- the mtrA gene encoding tetrahydromethanopterin S-methyltransferase subunit A has protein sequence MADKTSPASGWPLIKGDFHSGDANSCVAVVTMGSHLDEQAICDAGAALCGSCKTENLGLEKVIANVISNPNIRFVITCGTEVKGHLSGQTLIALHANGVEGGKVVGSKGAIPFIENLDDSAIKRFQAQVELVDIMEAEDLGAIKAKINELAGKDPGAFGEPPMVIEVKEAEGGAEEVSGEVVEMNGDLALIHSRFKIIEKMVTDIGYHDRLAAGVYSGKVEGLMIGLIVSFIILGFLLVG, from the coding sequence ATGGCAGACAAAACATCACCGGCGAGCGGATGGCCCCTGATCAAGGGCGACTTCCACTCGGGCGACGCAAACTCCTGTGTCGCGGTTGTCACCATGGGCTCCCACCTCGATGAGCAGGCCATCTGTGACGCAGGCGCCGCACTCTGCGGTTCATGCAAGACCGAGAACCTCGGCCTTGAGAAGGTCATCGCAAACGTCATCTCAAACCCGAACATCAGGTTTGTCATCACCTGCGGTACCGAAGTCAAGGGGCACCTTTCCGGGCAGACCCTCATCGCACTCCACGCAAATGGCGTCGAGGGCGGTAAGGTCGTCGGATCCAAGGGCGCTATCCCCTTCATCGAGAACCTCGACGACTCAGCGATCAAGCGCTTCCAGGCGCAGGTCGAACTCGTCGATATCATGGAGGCAGAGGACCTCGGGGCGATCAAGGCGAAGATCAACGAACTCGCCGGGAAGGACCCGGGAGCATTCGGCGAACCGCCCATGGTCATCGAGGTCAAGGAAGCCGAGGGAGGCGCTGAAGAGGTCTCCGGCGAAGTCGTTGAGATGAACGGCGACCTTGCGCTCATCCATTCCCGGTTCAAGATCATTGAGAAGATGGTAACCGACATCGGCTACCACGACCGCCTGGCGGCGGGCGTGTATTCAGGCAAGGTTGAAGGCCTGATGATCGGCCTGATTGTGTCATTTATCATCCTCGGTTTCCTGCTGGTGGGGTGA
- a CDS encoding sugar phosphate isomerase/epimerase family protein gives MRGIGASTYCMMEQSLSDALEALSVWTDCVEILSDARHSLFDHAEIAASFDLQYTVHAPTADLNVASDIEAVRRATLRVLADLAEVCDQIGAGVLVVHPGICLEPHLMRLSERALRRSLYDLSRLQEECAVTLAVENMGSWPCCHFRDTALLPLLADLDLGFVLDVGHAHLNGNLEEFCRLGDPVHLHLHDNDGRTDLHAACGIGGIDFLAVMEAVPSRATAVVEVGDARAVRPSLDYLNRL, from the coding sequence ATGAGGGGGATCGGCGCCTCAACCTACTGCATGATGGAGCAGAGCCTCAGCGATGCTCTTGAAGCGCTCTCCGTCTGGACCGACTGTGTGGAGATCCTCTCCGACGCTCGCCACTCCCTCTTTGATCATGCGGAGATCGCCGCCTCATTTGACCTGCAATATACGGTCCACGCCCCCACCGCCGACCTCAACGTCGCCAGTGACATCGAAGCGGTGCGGAGGGCGACGCTCCGGGTGCTTGCCGACCTGGCAGAGGTCTGCGATCAGATTGGGGCGGGTGTGCTCGTCGTCCATCCAGGGATCTGCCTCGAACCCCACCTGATGCGGTTATCTGAACGGGCGCTTCGGCGTTCCCTGTACGACCTCTCCCGCCTCCAGGAGGAGTGCGCCGTCACTCTGGCAGTCGAGAATATGGGGTCATGGCCCTGCTGCCACTTCCGTGACACCGCCCTCCTCCCCCTCCTTGCAGACCTGGACCTCGGTTTTGTGCTGGACGTCGGTCATGCCCACCTCAACGGCAACCTGGAGGAGTTCTGCCGCCTCGGCGATCCCGTTCACCTCCACCTCCATGACAACGATGGCAGAACAGATCTCCATGCCGCCTGCGGCATCGGCGGGATCGATTTTTTGGCTGTTATGGAGGCGGTTCCCTCCCGCGCAACGGCGGTGGTCGAGGTGGGGGATGCCCGCGCCGTCCGCCCGAGTCTGGACTACCTGAATCGGCTATAG
- a CDS encoding tetrahydromethanopterin S-methyltransferase subunit F, translated as MAEEEKKTSGAIRMAAIDNIMADIKYKAQIMARTNKLESGIMDSGIPGFVAGAAIALILVVVPVMLM; from the coding sequence ATGGCAGAAGAAGAGAAGAAGACATCTGGAGCCATCAGGATGGCCGCCATCGACAACATCATGGCAGACATCAAATACAAGGCCCAGATCATGGCCAGGACCAACAAACTCGAGTCCGGCATCATGGACTCAGGCATTCCGGGTTTTGTGGCAGGCGCTGCCATCGCCCTGATCCTCGTCGTGGTGCCGGTCATGCTGATGTGA
- a CDS encoding FecCD family ABC transporter permease produces the protein MQTKSWTMPGLLFLFLILSIVLSTAIGASGLSLLDLDPETIHMLLFDVRLPRVLAALLVGAGLAVAGAAMQGLFKNSMADPYIIGTSSGGALGASIAIVLFMGFALPVFAFIGATASTVLVYLISRRNGRVAVETLLLSGIAVSMFLSALLSFIMFMSGKSLHQIMFWLMGGFWNISWGDVWVGALILPACLVLFLFARDLNVISIGEEDAVHLGVDVEKVKFALLLLSSFITGIAVSVAGSIGFIGLIVPHLMRILVGPDHRLLIPSAMMAGAALLMWADTLVRILPTEIPVGIVTSFFGAPFFIYLLRSRTRA, from the coding sequence ATGCAAACAAAGAGCTGGACGATGCCGGGTTTGCTCTTCTTATTCCTTATCCTGAGCATCGTCCTATCCACCGCCATCGGGGCGAGCGGCCTCTCCCTCCTGGACCTCGATCCCGAGACGATACACATGCTCCTCTTCGACGTCCGCCTGCCGCGGGTGCTCGCCGCCCTGCTGGTGGGTGCGGGTCTTGCCGTGGCCGGTGCGGCGATGCAGGGACTCTTCAAGAACTCGATGGCCGACCCCTATATCATCGGTACATCCTCGGGCGGGGCACTCGGCGCCTCAATCGCCATTGTCCTCTTCATGGGGTTTGCCCTTCCGGTCTTCGCCTTCATCGGCGCCACCGCCTCCACCGTTCTCGTCTACCTGATATCCCGGCGGAACGGGCGGGTGGCGGTCGAGACCCTGCTCCTCTCCGGCATCGCCGTTTCGATGTTCCTCTCGGCCCTCCTCTCCTTCATCATGTTCATGTCTGGAAAAAGCCTCCACCAGATCATGTTCTGGCTGATGGGCGGGTTCTGGAACATCTCGTGGGGCGATGTCTGGGTCGGCGCTCTCATCCTGCCCGCCTGTCTGGTGCTGTTCCTCTTCGCTCGCGACCTCAATGTGATCTCCATCGGTGAGGAGGACGCCGTGCACCTCGGTGTTGACGTGGAAAAGGTGAAGTTTGCCCTTCTCCTCCTTTCGTCGTTTATCACCGGCATCGCCGTCTCGGTGGCCGGTTCGATCGGGTTCATCGGGCTGATCGTCCCCCACCTGATGCGCATTCTGGTTGGGCCCGACCATCGCCTCCTCATCCCCTCGGCGATGATGGCGGGTGCTGCCCTCCTCATGTGGGCCGACACCCTGGTCCGCATCCTCCCGACCGAGATCCCGGTGGGCATCGTCACCTCGTTCTTCGGGGCACCATTCTTCATCTATCTTCTCAGGAGCCGGACACGCGCATGA
- the mtrC gene encoding tetrahydromethanopterin S-methyltransferase subunit MtrC, producing MSVQITASEGGIPHDTLMAVGLIGSIVCLYLTYLNGATGTDVFSFFGGLAAVFALIWGTDTIKHLCSYGIGTGVPSAGMIAFGTGVIAMLLATQFDGMYLAPIMAVVIGAIVGFVAGFLANNVMNMNIPVMIRSLTEMAIIGAIVIMGLTAVMAGGFGFDALSVTMVQILGPLEATSYASSLLGGCLIAVAFMLGGIALQHPFNACLGPGEQQDRTLMLAAECGFLSMIVVAAISFAFVSMFAAVISLIVAIAGWYYTYAKYIELSRRDAYAWLNAKPILEPKGEA from the coding sequence ATGTCAGTACAAATAACCGCATCTGAAGGCGGCATCCCGCACGACACGCTCATGGCGGTCGGGCTGATCGGTTCGATCGTCTGCCTGTACCTGACCTACCTCAACGGTGCAACGGGTACGGACGTCTTTTCGTTCTTCGGCGGGCTTGCTGCTGTTTTCGCCCTCATCTGGGGCACGGACACGATCAAGCACCTCTGCAGCTATGGTATCGGTACCGGCGTTCCGTCCGCAGGCATGATCGCCTTCGGCACCGGCGTCATCGCCATGCTGCTGGCAACCCAGTTCGATGGCATGTATCTTGCCCCGATCATGGCGGTCGTCATCGGCGCCATCGTCGGCTTTGTCGCCGGTTTCCTGGCGAACAATGTCATGAACATGAACATCCCGGTCATGATCCGCTCGCTCACCGAGATGGCCATCATCGGCGCCATTGTGATCATGGGCCTGACGGCCGTTATGGCCGGCGGATTCGGCTTCGACGCCCTCTCGGTCACGATGGTTCAGATCCTCGGACCCCTGGAGGCCACGTCCTATGCATCCTCGCTCCTCGGCGGATGCCTGATTGCAGTCGCCTTCATGCTCGGCGGCATCGCTCTCCAGCACCCGTTCAACGCCTGTCTCGGCCCCGGCGAGCAGCAGGACAGGACGCTCATGCTCGCAGCCGAGTGCGGCTTCCTCTCCATGATTGTCGTCGCTGCGATCTCGTTCGCCTTCGTCAGCATGTTTGCAGCCGTGATCTCCCTGATCGTCGCCATTGCAGGCTGGTATTACACCTATGCAAAGTACATCGAGCTCTCCAGGCGCGATGCATATGCATGGCTGAATGCAAAGCCGATTCTGGAACCAAAGGGTGAGGCCTGA
- the mtrB gene encoding tetrahydromethanopterin S-methyltransferase subunit MtrB — protein sequence MGYVQVLPEFGLVVDPMVGVVTTAGVSYQPVIDQVAALELVADDLVGMLSGEGAFQSSYPGREKSLVFAGGVTALWYGMAVGLLIAGIIVFALM from the coding sequence ATGGGATACGTACAGGTACTTCCCGAATTCGGGCTGGTCGTCGACCCGATGGTCGGCGTCGTCACCACGGCGGGCGTCTCGTATCAGCCCGTGATCGACCAGGTGGCAGCACTTGAGCTGGTCGCCGACGACCTTGTCGGCATGCTCTCGGGCGAGGGTGCATTCCAGTCCTCATATCCGGGCAGGGAAAAATCACTGGTCTTTGCCGGCGGCGTTACGGCGCTCTGGTATGGTATGGCTGTAGGACTGCTCATTGCGGGGATCATTGTCTTCGCGCTGATGTGA
- a CDS encoding ABC transporter ATP-binding protein — protein sequence MTGIMIRTEELDVSYGTKPVLEAISIAVKEGSFIGILGPNGCGKTTLLRALSRIIDPDAGSVYVGDREIDGYSIRELATIVGAVPQETAVTFDFTVEEIVQMGRHPYLGRLSSMSEEDYAICRHAMEITNTAYLAGSLITEISGGERQRVLIARALAQTPRVLLLDEPTSHLDINHQIEVLSIIRGLVPEVTVIGVFHDINLAAYFCDTVVLMERAHIAAVGTPAAVITDRNIREIFGVDMIVRTHPITGRPYVVPRYDSGPPVDHPLRVHVVCGGGTGGETLYALRAAGHEVTAGVLSANDSDCTAAEGLGIRVIREPPFAPISHHSLEEYSAILSASDAVIVTGMSVGPGNIDNLRELKCHARPRIFLLSSDGTGGADQDYTGGEATAILDGLLENGAERIGSVPDLVNRLAALRADPA from the coding sequence ATGACAGGGATCATGATCAGAACAGAGGAACTTGACGTCTCCTACGGCACAAAACCGGTGCTGGAGGCGATCTCCATCGCCGTTAAAGAGGGGTCGTTCATCGGCATTCTCGGGCCGAACGGTTGCGGAAAGACGACGCTCCTGCGCGCGCTCTCCCGGATCATCGATCCTGATGCCGGGAGCGTGTATGTTGGCGACAGAGAGATCGACGGGTATTCTATCCGGGAACTTGCCACCATCGTCGGTGCCGTCCCGCAGGAGACGGCGGTCACCTTCGACTTCACCGTCGAGGAGATCGTCCAGATGGGGCGTCACCCCTATCTCGGGCGCCTCTCCTCGATGAGCGAAGAGGACTATGCAATCTGCCGGCATGCAATGGAGATCACCAATACCGCCTATCTTGCCGGTTCACTCATCACCGAGATCAGCGGGGGCGAGCGGCAGCGGGTGCTCATTGCCCGCGCCCTCGCCCAGACGCCCCGGGTGCTCCTGCTCGACGAACCGACCTCCCACCTCGACATCAACCACCAGATCGAGGTCCTATCGATCATCAGGGGCCTGGTGCCTGAGGTGACGGTGATCGGTGTCTTCCATGACATCAATCTCGCCGCCTACTTCTGCGATACCGTCGTCCTGATGGAGCGGGCGCATATCGCCGCCGTCGGGACGCCCGCAGCGGTGATCACTGACCGGAACATCAGGGAGATCTTTGGCGTGGACATGATCGTCCGCACCCACCCCATCACCGGACGCCCCTATGTGGTGCCGCGCTATGACTCCGGGCCACCCGTCGATCACCCGCTCAGGGTGCATGTGGTCTGCGGCGGGGGAACCGGTGGAGAAACCCTCTATGCCCTGCGCGCCGCCGGTCATGAGGTGACTGCCGGTGTGCTCTCGGCAAACGATTCCGACTGCACCGCTGCCGAAGGTCTCGGGATCAGAGTGATCCGGGAACCTCCCTTCGCCCCGATCTCGCACCATTCTCTGGAGGAGTATTCTGCGATTCTCAGTGCGTCGGATGCGGTGATCGTGACCGGGATGTCGGTTGGCCCCGGCAATATCGACAACCTGCGAGAGCTCAAATGTCATGCCCGCCCCAGAATTTTCCTGCTCTCTTCTGATGGAACGGGTGGAGCCGACCAGGACTACACCGGCGGCGAGGCGACGGCAATCCTCGATGGGCTTCTGGAAAACGGCGCCGAACGGATCGGGAGCGTCCCTGACCTCGTGAACCGCCTGGCGGCGCTCAGGGCAGATCCGGCATGA
- the mtrH gene encoding tetrahydromethanopterin S-methyltransferase subunit H, translating to MFKFEKEQAVFDFNGIKIGGQPGEYPRVLGASIFYNKHETVLDDHTGKIDKAKAEALWNRCQELYDQTGNPYFCQIIAEYGEAFESYFDWFCSIDDKTPFLMDSSAPEALIHACEYVTEVGIADRAIYNSINGSILPESIEALKKSDVNSAIVLAFNPGDPTVAGREKVLAEGGVAGQAQSMIGIAEDCGITRPILDTAATPLGMGSGGSFREILACKAIHGLPTGGAYHNMTVSWTWLKRWRKSVLASQYEGKDVLLEQMAHHHFGGMEGIRQTAWASPDIGCNIMAMTLGADLIMFGPIENCEGIATAAAFSDIVLAEAFRELGGDLGEGVDKHPLLMLV from the coding sequence ATGTTCAAATTTGAGAAGGAACAGGCCGTATTCGACTTCAACGGCATTAAGATCGGTGGCCAGCCGGGAGAGTACCCCCGCGTCCTCGGCGCATCCATCTTCTACAACAAGCACGAAACCGTGCTCGACGACCACACAGGAAAGATCGACAAGGCAAAGGCAGAGGCCCTCTGGAACCGCTGCCAGGAGCTCTACGACCAGACCGGCAACCCGTACTTCTGCCAGATCATCGCTGAGTACGGCGAGGCCTTCGAGAGCTACTTCGACTGGTTCTGCTCGATCGACGACAAGACTCCGTTCCTGATGGACTCCTCCGCCCCGGAGGCGCTCATCCACGCCTGCGAGTATGTCACCGAGGTCGGCATCGCCGACCGTGCGATCTACAACTCGATCAACGGCTCCATCCTGCCCGAGAGCATCGAGGCCCTGAAGAAGTCCGACGTCAACTCGGCGATTGTGCTCGCCTTCAACCCCGGCGACCCGACGGTTGCCGGCCGTGAGAAGGTGCTCGCCGAGGGCGGTGTGGCCGGTCAGGCGCAGTCCATGATCGGCATCGCCGAGGATTGCGGCATCACCCGTCCGATCCTGGACACCGCGGCCACCCCGCTCGGCATGGGATCCGGCGGTTCGTTCCGCGAGATCCTGGCCTGCAAGGCGATCCACGGTCTGCCGACCGGCGGCGCCTACCACAACATGACCGTCTCCTGGACCTGGCTGAAGCGCTGGCGCAAGTCCGTCCTGGCCTCCCAGTACGAGGGCAAGGACGTCCTGCTCGAGCAGATGGCACACCACCACTTCGGCGGCATGGAGGGCATCAGGCAGACCGCATGGGCTTCGCCTGATATCGGCTGCAACATCATGGCCATGACCCTCGGCGCCGACCTGATCATGTTCGGTCCGATCGAGAACTGCGAGGGTATCGCCACGGCTGCGGCATTCTCCGACATCGTGCTTGCCGAGGCATTCCGTGAACTCGGCGGCGACCTCGGCGAGGGTGTCGACAAGCACCCCCTCCTGATGCTCGTCTAA